A genome region from Microtus ochrogaster isolate Prairie Vole_2 chromosome 1, MicOch1.0, whole genome shotgun sequence includes the following:
- the Rpl10l gene encoding 60S ribosomal protein L10-like: MGRRPARCYRYCKNKPYPKSRFCRGVPDAKIRIFDLGRKKAKVDEFPLCGHMVSDEYEQLSSEALEAARICANKYMVKSCGKDGFHIRVRLHPFHVIRINKMLSCAGADRLQTGMRGAFGKPQGTVARVHIGQVIMSIRTKLQNKEHVVEALRRAKFKFPGRQKIHISKKWGFTKFNAEEFEGKVAAKRLIPDGCGVKYIPERGPLDKWRALHS, from the coding sequence ATGGGTCGTCGCCCGGCTCGCTGTTACCGGTACTGTAAGAACAAGCCGTACCCTAAGTCTCGCTTCTGCCGCGGGGTCCCCGATGCGAAGATCCGCATCTTCGACCTGGGTCGGAAGAAGGCGAAGGTGGACGAGTTCCCGCTGTGCGGCCACATGGTGTCGGATGAGTACGAGCAGCTCTCGTCGGAGGCCCTGGAGGCCGCACGCATCTGTGCCAACAAGTACATGGTGAAGAGCTGCGGCAAGGATGGCTTCCACATCCGCGTGCGCCTGCATCCCTTCCACGTTATCCGCATCAACAAGATGCTGTCCTGCGCAGGCGCCGACCGCCTCCAGACCGGCATGCGCGGCGCCTTCGGGAAGCCGCAGGGCACCGTGGCCCGGGTCCACATCGGCCAGGTCATCATGTCCATCCGCACCAAGCTGCAGAACAAGGAGCACGTGGTCGAAGCCCTGCGCAGGGCCAAGTTCAAGTTCCCCGGCCGCCAGAAGATCCACATCTCCAAGAAGTGGGGCTTCACCAAGTTCAACGCCGAGGAGTTCGAAGGCAAGGTGGCGGCAAAGCGCCTCATCCCCGATGGCTGCGGAGTCAAATACATCCCGGAACGTGGTCCTCTGGACAAGTGGCGGGCCCTGCATTCCTGA